In one window of Acidovorax sp. HDW3 DNA:
- a CDS encoding glycosyltransferase family 2 protein, giving the protein MRIAVAIPCYKVTQHVLWVISAIGPEVETIYAVDDACPDGSGRFIEEHNRDPRVRVLYNPENRGVGGAIVTAYKAAVEDGMDIVVKIDGDGQMDPALLPLFVRPLLQGRADYTKGNRFFRPESVQGMPPVRLFGNAVLSFLTKLSCGYWNVMDPTNGYTAVRTCVLAELPLDKLERRYFFESDMLFRLNTLRAVVRDVPMDSVYADEESNLKVGKVLPEFLRKHCSRLWRRYVYNYLVRDFNVGSLYSICGVLLVIAGTAFGVARWLDSSLTHSPATSGTVMLAALPVLVGIQFLIAFLHYDVSNVPTEPLSLSLQTQEQDAQ; this is encoded by the coding sequence ATGCGTATTGCCGTCGCCATCCCCTGCTACAAAGTCACCCAGCATGTGCTGTGGGTGATTTCCGCCATCGGCCCCGAGGTGGAGACCATCTACGCCGTGGACGATGCCTGCCCAGACGGCAGTGGCCGCTTCATCGAGGAACACAACCGCGACCCGCGCGTGCGTGTGCTCTACAACCCGGAGAACCGCGGCGTCGGCGGCGCCATCGTCACAGCCTACAAGGCGGCGGTCGAGGACGGCATGGACATCGTCGTCAAGATCGACGGCGATGGGCAGATGGATCCCGCCTTGCTGCCCCTGTTCGTGCGTCCGCTGCTGCAAGGCAGGGCGGACTACACCAAGGGCAACCGCTTCTTCCGCCCCGAATCGGTCCAGGGCATGCCGCCCGTACGGCTCTTCGGGAACGCAGTGCTGTCCTTCCTGACCAAGCTCAGCTGCGGCTACTGGAACGTGATGGATCCAACCAATGGCTACACCGCGGTGCGCACCTGCGTGCTGGCAGAACTGCCGCTGGACAAGCTGGAGCGCCGCTATTTCTTCGAGAGCGACATGCTGTTCCGCCTGAACACGCTGCGCGCCGTGGTCAGGGACGTGCCCATGGATTCGGTCTATGCCGACGAGGAATCCAACCTGAAGGTCGGCAAGGTGCTGCCCGAATTCTTGCGCAAGCATTGCTCGCGGCTATGGCGCAGGTATGTCTACAACTACCTGGTGCGCGACTTCAACGTGGGCTCGCTCTACAGCATCTGCGGCGTGCTGCTGGTGATCGCGGGCACTGCGTTTGGCGTTGCCCGCTGGCTGGACAGTTCACTGACCCACAGCCCGGCCACCAGCGGCACCGTGATGCTGGCCGCCTTGCCGGTTCTGGTCGGCATCCAGTTCCTCATTGCCTTTCTGCACTACGACGTGAGCAACGTGCCCACGGAGCCGCTAAGTCTGTCGCTGCAAACGCAGGAGCAAGACGCCCAATGA
- a CDS encoding EamA family transporter, translating to MPLILTLQTLACVICISIGQLLFKKAAAALPETLSLMALVTNGWLIASLALYGFTTLGWVWVLRHAPLHLAYPFMGLAFLIVPTLAWAFLGEPLHWRTLAGGVLIMAGVALASTS from the coding sequence ATGCCCCTAATCCTCACTCTCCAAACCCTGGCCTGTGTTATTTGCATTTCCATCGGCCAACTCCTGTTCAAAAAAGCCGCCGCCGCCCTACCCGAAACACTTTCCCTCATGGCGCTGGTGACCAACGGCTGGCTGATCGCCTCGCTGGCCCTGTACGGCTTCACAACCCTTGGCTGGGTCTGGGTGCTGCGCCACGCGCCACTGCACCTGGCCTACCCCTTCATGGGGCTGGCCTTCCTGATCGTGCCCACACTGGCCTGGGCATTCCTGGGCGAACCCCTGCACTGGCGCACGTTGGCGGGCGGCGTACTGATCATGGCCGGCGTGGCGCTGGCCTCCACGAGTTGA